TTGGATCAGCGGGCCGCGCGACGAAGACGGGCCGGACAACGAAGTCGGCTACGCGGGGTATCGGTTCAACTGCGAGGAGCAGATCTACTGCGTGCGCTTCAGACACTACAGCCCACGGCTGGGGCGGTGGCTGGAGAGAGATCCGGCGGGGTATGTGGATGGGGGGAGCCTGTATGAGTATGTACGGTCAAGCCCGGTTCGTTACAACGACCCGTTCGGTCTAGAGTGTTGTGACTCTGTTCTCGACCGTATTTGTAATGCACAGGAGGCGGTACGCAACAATTGCGGTCCATTTATTGCTGATGTTGATGACCTCCTTATGCAGATATCACTCGGCCTACTGGCGGCTGGAGTTGGCACTGAAGGAGGACGATACTTGGGCGACAAAATTGGGAAAGCGGCGGCAGATAAGTCTGCAAGAGTTAGGCCTGATTTGAGGGAAGGAATGTCGTCCATCGAAAAATCTATTGCAGATGGTGATTTGAATGCAAAGGGAAAGTCACTTCAGAAAGGTGCAAAGGCAGCCAAGGCAGCTGGCAATGCTATTGGGGCTGTTGGAGTTCTCCTTGATACCGCGATCGGTGTTGATGCAGTGATCGAAGGTGACAATGAAGGAGCCACATCCGCCTTTTCATCTGCCGCGTTGGGCATCTTGGCATTTACGAACCCTGTTGCTGCCGCAGCTGCTGTGGGTGGTGCTGCGGGACTTTACTGGATTGACCGAAATGTACTAGGTCCTGCAAGGAATGCAGATGAACAGTCAAGACGTAGAACGTGCGCTTTAAATTTACAGGGGCTCCTGAATCTCCTCGGAGAGCATCCGGAATGCGCTGAAAAACTTGGAACCTGCCCATGAGCCTGTTCTTTTCCGACAATCATGATGAAACGGCTGCTTGGACTGGCGATTTCGCAAAGATACCTCTGGGTTCTAATTTTGCGTTGAATTTCGACAGCGGTGCTCTTGGCACATATCACATAAAAACTCAAGGGCTGTACTACACAATTATTTACGCAATCCCAGGCATTGTCCTCGTCGGGTTTGCGATTTATGCATTCTTGACGCGAAGTAACACCGAATCATTTTCTACTTTTTTATCGTTATGCGCTTTGGGAATGGCAGGTGTAATCTATGGTGGCTTGCAGTATTTGTGCTATGATGATTTGGTCTTTGATTTTCAGGCAAACATTCTGACATGGAAACGACGAACACTGAGAGGTCGTTCTGAATTTTTTAGTCAATTGGAAGATGTAGTCATATTCCCATGTCGATTCATAAATGTGAAATCTGGATTTAAGCCCATTGTGGGAATGGCTGTGGTAGTATCAGGTCGGCCAAATTTGGCGCTGCTCTTTGCGACTCGGCGAAGTGACGCATTGAAAAGGTACTGCGATCATCTTCCGTCTGAGGTTCAGCCGTTAATTAAAAACGACGAGACGATGCCAGGGGTGTTTGTATCCAGAATGTGCGGCCTCTATTTTTAGCGTATTTCGTTGCCAGTCAGATTCCAGCCGCCGCTGGAGTATGTCCACGACGCCTGGAACCGGCTTGTGTCGATCACGCGGCAGCCGGGGTCGGTGCTGCGCGGGTCGTACGAATACAACGGGCTCAACTGGCGGACGCTGCGACGCTACGACTCGGGCGCGACGCAGGCGACAGCGGTCGATGACGAGCGGATCTATTATTACTCGGCGGCTTGGCAGGTGCTCGAAGAACACGTCGATGAAGATTTCGGGACCTCAGCGGGAACGGACCGGATCGTCCAGCAGGTCTGGGGCGTGCGGTACATCGACGACGCGGTGCTGCGCCGCCTGGACCGCAACGCCGACGGCGACGGGATCGGCTGTACCAAGGCTATAAAAGGCGTCAAAATCATGGTGCTGGTCGATGCACGAGGCATGCCTGTTGCGGTCGATACCGCGTCAGCAATCCCCGTGAAAGCAAGCTCGTGCAAGGTCTGTTTGATTTCATCCTCACCCGGGTGACGCCCGATCGGCTCATCGGCGACAAGGCCTACGGCAGCGATGCGCTCGATGACCAACTCGCGGCTGAAGGCACCTATCTGTTTGTGCCGCACCGCAGGAATCGCAAGCCGGAGCATGTCACGCAGGACGGGAGAAGCCAGCGACGGTATAAACGCAGATGAACCGTGGAACGCACGATCGCGTGGTTCCAGATCTATCACCGACTCTGCACCCGAAATGAGAAGTCTGCCACGCTGCTTCTTGGACTCCTCCACCTCGGATGCTCAATCATTCTCATCAAACAGGCTCACGGATGGGATTTAGTTACTGAGATCGAGCCTTGCCCGTTGACTGTCGACCGCCGATGGCTGCGTTGCTTCCTCCCGATGATCGATCATTCGCGATGAATAGCACCCGCTCCAGCAACCTAATTGCCTCCTTCACCGGAGGCCTTTGAGCATAGTTCCCATGCTTTCTGACACTGTGTCGCGTCCGCGAGCGGTTGTCTGGACAGCCGGGACCCAATGTATGCACCCTCATTGCTAGCTGATTCGACATGCTGAGCGCCAAAATGCTGCATACTCTGGCGTGAAGTCACATGGACTCGCATCACGTCGCGTACGCGCAAGGAGGCACACAGCCATGAAGTTGGTCAATACGAACTCAATCGAAGCCACGTACAACGCCATGTTGGAGATGATGAGTCTCGCGGAGATCGTGGCGGCCGAGATCCATCAATGGGAGCAATTGGCCGCAAGCGGCGCTGTCCCGACGGAGTTGCAAAGAGCATATCTGTTCGACTGGAGAAACCCTGAGGTCTATCAGCGCCAGTTTGAGCAGCTTCGGAACCGAGGCCTTCCAAATCCGGTGCTCAATCTGGCTGCTGTAGTGAAGTCGCTCCGAGGCAATGTACACGCACTCCTAGAGCAACTCAAGTACGCAGCCAGCATGATGGACGATCCAGCCGACCCGCTGCCGAAGCGCTGGTCTGTCCGTGTTCGAGAGTGCTGCAGCGCACTGCTTGGGACCTTGCTCATCGGGCAGGAGCCGCAGTTTCCGCTGAACAATCTGCCATGGCCGGATCAGGGGATCAGCGAGAAACTGCAGAGGCTCATCTTTGAGCTTGACAGGCTTTGGCAACCGCTTAAGTCGTGTCGGAACCACCTGTCCGATGCGGAGCAGCTCGCTGAAGACGACTTCAATGGAGACCCTTCTGGCAGCGAGGGCGACGAAACTGACGGACAGAGCCAGCGTCTTCCGACGCTTCCGCAACTCGGGCCGCACGACAGGCGCGCGTATTTGCTTTACATCACTGGCATGACGCAAACTCGAATTGCTCAGGAGCTTAACAAGGAGTACAAAACCAACTACACCCAGCCCAGAGTCTCCGAGATACTCACGCGAGTAAAGCTTCACGCGGAAGCAGGCGGCGTCTTGGACGAACTCGAGAGTGTGCGTCCAAAATACGAACGCCTTCGAATGAACACCATGGACCCTCGAAACATCGATCAGGGAGGTCGATCAGATCGTCGTTCGCAGTATCTTCTCGTTCGGGAGAGACAGGGTGCCTTCGATAACAACTAGCAAAATGGGGCACTATCGGGCCAGAAAACACTGATTATCAAAGCATATCGGGCAGTATCGGAGGTGATTTTGGCGATACCGCGACGGGAATCCATGAGGGCATATTGCCCGATTTTGGAGTCCCGCCATGAGAGCACCAAGAGTCTTTGAGATCCCGTCACCTTCACCTCAGGTACAGCGCTGGCGACATCACGCTGCGAGCCGCTGGTCTGAGCGTGCATGCACGCTCGGTCCCATACCCAAGCCGGTGAGAGAGGACTGGACCGGCGACAAACCCGGCCCCTTCCAGGCTAATTGCCAGAAGGGGGTGGGCAATGCCTGATCAACTCCCCGCAATTCTGGTCAAGCCCAAGTACATAGAAGACGCACTGAGCATGTGCTCACGCACTGTGTGGGCGCTGACTCGCTGCGGCGCGATCCCTTCTTATCGAGTTGGGCGCAGCATCAGGTACTCGCCCGATGAGGTCCAAGCGTGGGTCCGCGCTGGGTGTCCGACTGAGCCCGGCTCGGGAGCCAAGGTGCGGGCGGGCCTCCATCGGAAGGAGTCCAAATGACAACGCCGACAACTGCCCAATCCTCGACCACGACGGAATCGAACAAGGCCGACGCC
This is a stretch of genomic DNA from Phycisphaeraceae bacterium. It encodes these proteins:
- a CDS encoding RHS repeat-associated core domain-containing protein, which produces WISGPRDEDGPDNEVGYAGYRFNCEEQIYCVRFRHYSPRLGRWLERDPAGYVDGGSLYEYVRSSPVRYNDPFGLECCDSVLDRICNAQEAVRNNCGPFIADVDDLLMQISLGLLAAGVGTEGGRYLGDKIGKAAADKSARVRPDLREGMSSIEKSIADGDLNAKGKSLQKGAKAAKAAGNAIGAVGVLLDTAIGVDAVIEGDNEGATSAFSSAALGILAFTNPVAAAAAVGGAAGLYWIDRNVLGPARNADEQSRRRTCALNLQGLLNLLGEHPECAEKLGTCP
- a CDS encoding helix-turn-helix domain-containing protein, encoding MPDQLPAILVKPKYIEDALSMCSRTVWALTRCGAIPSYRVGRSIRYSPDEVQAWVRAGCPTEPGSGAKVRAGLHRKESK